One genomic segment of Osmia bicornis bicornis chromosome 16, iOsmBic2.1, whole genome shotgun sequence includes these proteins:
- the LOC114879059 gene encoding mitogen-activated protein kinase kinase kinase 4, whose product MLGYDKRSHDAENLFSGSSDEDTNYVGKKGSGSSTNEFDESIQAMCDIYGQTPPRTRLNRKKRYMKQKLNGGDTKSLDKETPSKLLVRRRNTLDSIIFNEMCDKADRDCENEANQDMVKEGSRKCKRIFKVLRGSERDLKLDMKAAYDYAEKFDHGQVSTPNHIKVETKNRFRCLRSKPVGVEERRVETDEPNLVIDNNESAAQSPKTLSLKEREIFHDTFSFLIRLGSTERNCRRQISHEETSWQNELKDLIWLELQAHHADRNPMAQDEYLCKQREALEGLLKEIMEYRYDPIASVKNGNTPWINISGKCVDRVANSGSSPNIELGICPGCLSMYCRACARAQGEALQQVEGLLARLEVAESLYPSSQALAAQYPLYKSTEFTGRVKAMCLWYNMTKHHRLKLQILGKLLMMLHTKKKHDDNGDSGISSRSSDTVDSLEHRRTLVRFEVSNPQEESTSPSDSNNSNNSSVGLSFAQSWPSTPETSLTCLDDDKTERLDFYLVEFDRQAYRKYIEDVLKTRGLRKSLNFLERLHTSVLRKARLTLEKSDVSEGGNATSEEYEGDEELRRYGVWSTEARELNLPSYRAAFVFLSRVPLDVVHEFLRMRLEQKPDQPSPLSVRQLMRELREGLRIACIHRDRFSAHSCAAVASDNESCDQLLFQEDVKDFDESLKAVFEVYLDYLQQWVDMVQHDSFHKNLIMDEWIFVKSIAGNILNGYKIAGVKFCEIAKTMIKQVKEFLNERPREIKETTEDWSDDDDWSCKFHFMFVGREWQGMFVESREKLVKSVTLARCLKRDIEKWAFFNKDLEESLTILKETVMSLRHQITAVITNFQRDLEKAEEPNSEGDRFAFRSRAREILHQAYRMGFDYYKETCKLFALEEKAVLARGLVSFAFLWMEFVRTRCERGRGLRPRWANQGLEFLITVCEPHNTKHLSDQEFEELKTCMDRCISHVVGSANIASNVETESIRRLSSHSRASSPCHARSRTASISQKPRDAFKSPDVPSNPKKSSSPSIVDGNIMLNTFDRSISRQERIVRAIRKVECDIDERLKSRELIGQVTDRKAVDRVHIKARRVTFTWQRGIKIGQGRFGKVYTVVNNQTGELLAMKEVQLQPGDHRAIRRVAEELQIFEGIQHKHLVRYYGLEIHREEMLIFMEFCAEGTLESLVAGSGNGLPESLVRKYTHQLLLAVTVLHCHGIVHRDIKSANIFLTDEGNCLKLGDFGSAVQIKAHTTMPGELQGFVGTQAYMAPEVFMKSESSGHGRAADIWSVGCCVIEMASGRRPWSDYDSNYQIMFKVGMGETPALPKSLSAEGIDLIKKCLQHDPKRRLTANSLLTLPFAQAYEDVNADLVVARHPT is encoded by the exons ATGTTGGGTTACGATAAACGAAGCCATGATGCTGAAAATCTTTTCTCAGGTTCCTCCGATGAGGACACCAACTACGTTGG TAAGAAAGGTTCGGGCAGTTCGACGAACGAATTCGATGAATCGATTCAAGCCATGTGCGATATTTACGGACAGACACCGCCGAGAACTCGTCTGAATCGCAAGAAGAGGTATATGAAACAGAAACTTAATGGAGG AGATACGAAATCGTTAGACAAGGAGACACCGTCGAAACTGCTGGTTCGCAGACGAAACACTCTGGACAGTATAATATTCAACGAGATGTGCGATAAGGCCGATAGAGATTGCGAGAACGAGGCGAATCAGGATATGGTGAAAGAGGGAAGCCGGAAGtgtaaaagaattttcaaagtatTGCGCGGCAGCGAGAGAGATTTGAAGCTCGACATGAAGGCGGCGTACGATTATGCTGAGAAATTTGATCACGGACAAGTGTCGACGCCTAATCACATCAAAGTAGAAACTAAAAACAGATTCCGTTGTCTTCGATCGAAGCCCGTCGGCGTAGAGGAGAGAAGGGTTGAAACCGACGAACCAAATCTGGTCATTGATAACAATGAATCAGCGGCACAGTCTCCTAAAACGTTGAGCCTTAAAGAGCGAGAAATATTTCACgatactttttcttttctcattaGACTG GGAAGTACGGAACGAAACTGCAGGCGTCAAATAAGCCACGAGGAGACCAGCTGGCAAAACGAGCTGAAGGACCTAATATGGTTAGAACTGCAGGCCCATCACGCTGATCGCAATCCAATGGCTCAGGACGAGTACTTGTGCAAACAGCGGGAGGCACTGGAAGGTTTGCTTAAAGAAATAATGGAGTACAG ATACGATCCTATTGCCAGTGTAAAGAACGGTAATACACCCTGGATCAATATAAGCGGTAAATGCGTGGACCGAGTTGCGAATTCTGGATCAAGCCCGAACATAGAGCTGGGTATCTGTCCGGGGTGTCTTTCTATGTACTGTAGAGCGTGTGCGAGAGCCCAGGGTGAGGCGTTGCAGCAAGTAGAAGGTTTATTAGCAAGATTGGAAGTGGCAGAGTCTCTATATCCGTCGTCGCAGGCTTTGGCCGCGCAATATCCGTTATACAAAAGCACAGAATTTACCGGCAGAGTGAAGGCCATGTGTCTCTGGTACAATATGACCAAACATCATCGATTGAAATTGCAAATATTGGGAAAATTACTGATGATGTTGCACACTAAGAAGAAGCACGACGATAACGGTGACTCTGGGATAAGCTCGAGATCCTCGGATACCGTCGATTCCTTGGAGCACAGGCGTACTTTGGTACGGTTCGAGGTGTCAAATCCGCAGGAGGAAAGCACCAGTCCCTCCGATAGCAACAATAGCAACAATTCTTCCGTCGGTTTGTCTTTCGCCCAGTCGTGGCCTTCCACCCCTGAGACTTCTCTGACCTGTCTGGACGACGATAAAACAGAGCGGCTTGATTTCTATTTAGTCGAGTTCGACCGGCAGGCTTATAGAAAGTATATCGAGGATGTGCTGAAGACCAGAGGGCTGAGGAAGAGTTTAAATTTCCTCGAGAGGCTGCACACCTCTGTTCTAAGGAAAGCAAGACTGACGCTGGAGAAAAGCGACGTGAGCGAAGGTGGTAACGCTACGAGCGAAGAGTACGAAGGGGACGAAGAGCTACGTCGATACGGTGTGTGGAGCACCGAGGCCAGAGAATTGAATCTTCCATCCTATAGAGCAGCTTTCGTGTTTTTGTCCCGGGTTCCATTGGACGTCGTCCACGAATTTCTGCGAATGAGACTGGAACAAAAACCGGATCAGCCTAGCCCCTTATCCGTCAGGCAACTGATGCGCGAACTCAGGGAGGGTCTTCGAATAGCTTGCATTCATCGCGACAGATTTTCCGCCCACTCTTGCGCGGCTGTTGCCAGCGACAACGAAAGCTGCGATCAATTGTTGTTCCAAGAGGACGTGAAAGACTTCGACGAAAGCTTGAAAGCTGTCTTCGAGGTGTACCTCGACTACTTGCAGCAGTGGGTGGACATGGTCCAACACGATAGTTTCcataaaaatttaatcatGGACGAGTGGATATTTGTAAAATCGATAGCTGGAAATATATTGAACGGTTACAAGATAGCTGGAGTTAAATTTTG TGAAATCGCCAAAACGATGATCAAGCAGGTGAAAGAGTTCCTTAACGAGAGACCAAGAGAGATCAAGGAGACTACTGAAGACTGGAGCGATGATGACGACTGGTCATGCAA ATTTCATTTTATGTTCGTGGGTCGAGAATGGCAAGGGATGTTTGTGGAGTCTCGAGAGAAGCTCGTTAAGAGTGTCACTCTGGCCAGGTGTTTGAAACGTGATATTGAAAAATGGGCTTTCTTTAACAAGGACTTGGAAGAATCATTAACAATCTTGAAG gaAACTGTGATGTCTTTGAGACACCAGATAACAGCGGTAATCACCAATTTCCAACGGGACCTTGAAAAAGCTGAAGAACCAAATTCCGAGGGCGACAGATTCGCTTTTCGTTCCAGAGCCAGAGAAATACTTCATCAGGCGTATCGGATGGGTTTCGATTACTACAAGGAGACCTGTAAATTATTTGCTCTTGAGGAGAAAGCTGTCTTAGCACGGGGCTTGGTATCTTTCGCTTTCCTCTGGATGGAATTCGTACGGACACGGTGCGAGCGGGGTCGGGGCTTGAGGCCCAGATGGGCGAACCAAGGTTTAGAGTTCTTGATCACGGTGTGCGAACCGCATAATACTAAACATCTGAGCGACCAGGAATTCGAGGAGTTGAAAACCTGTATGGATCGTTGCATTTCGCACGTCGTTGGAAGCGCGAACATAGCGTCAAACGTGGAAACAGAGA GTATAAGAAGATTGTCATCTCATTCGAGAGCTTCTTCGCCTTGTCACGCTAGAAGCAGAACCGCGAGTATATCCCAGAAGCCTAGAGACGCTTTTAAATCCCCCGATGTCCCGTCGAATCCTAAGAAATCCTCTTCGCCGAGCATAGTCGATGGAAATATAATGTTGAACACGTTCGATCGTAGTATATCCCGTCAGGAGAGAATTGTTCGGGCTATAAGAAAGGTAGAATGTGATATTGACGAGAGGCTAAAGAGTCGTGAACTTATCGGTCAAGTTACAGATAGAAAGGCTGTAGATAGGGTGCATATTAAAGCGAGAAGAGTCACGTTTACCTGGCAAAGGGGTATTAAAATAG GTCAAGGAAGATTCGGCAAAGTGTATACCGTGGTGAACAATCAAACCGGCGAGTTGTTAGCCATGAAAGAGGTACAGCTGCAACCTGGAGATCACAGGGCGATCAGAAGAGTAGCTGAGGAGTTGCAGATATTCGAAGGGATTCAACACAAACACTTAGTCAGATATTATGGCCTAGAAATCCATCGA GAAGAGATGTTAATATTCATGGAATTTTGTGCTGAAGGAACCTTGGAAAGTTTGGTAGCTGGCAGTGGGAATGGGCTACCGGAATCATTAGTCAGGAAATATACTCATCAACTACTCTTGGCAGTTACAGTGCTACATTGTCATGGAATAGTACACCGCGACATTAAAT ctgcaaatatttttttaaccgaCGAGGGTAATTGCCTGAAACTTGGAGACTTTGGAAGCGCGGTGCAAATTAAAGCTCACACCACGATGCCTGGTGAATTGCAAGGATTCGTTGGCACTCAAG CTTACATGGCACCGGAAGTGTTCATGAAGTCAGAGAGCAGTGGTCATGGAAGAGCAGCTGATATTTGGTCGGTTGGTTGTTGCGTGATAGAAATGGCCAGTGGACGAAGGCCTTGGTCAGACTATGATTCAAATTATCAGATTATGTTTAAG GTAGGGATGGGTGAGACTCCAGCGTTGCCAAAAAGTTTATCAGCTGAGGggattgatttaattaaaaagtgttTGCAACACGACCCAAAGAGAAGATTAACTGCTAATTCCTTACTAACACTTCCATTCGCGCAAGCGTACGAGGATGTAAATGCTGACTTAGTAGTAGCTCGTCATCCGACATGA
- the LOC114879061 gene encoding choline O-acetyltransferase isoform X1, with protein MQKYLTQVEVIAPDHLEKNRILVRAFLSGPGPKLQQRLLERKQKVANWATAWWLNDMYLSIPLPLPINVNPGLVTKPKTFSTQKGAAVFLARFLTELLNYQELLDSGGLEIQRVKSKDGKAMQPMCMAQHYQMFRIYRRPGINGDEQVILDRATSGDHIIVAHHNQFYSVPVRAPDRGRITEAELVQQILSIMETKADPRTPPVGILTTAERPIWAKAREELLKNERNRHNLELLEKCLCVVCIDDDVLPATFNNPYNKEDRWIGDRDYANVLHHALHGGGSRHLGANRWFDKTVHAILGKDGMWGLTYEHSAGEAASIFDAFEELTAKVDAMPPPEENTIPSHLPAPEKLTWQLSEQSLNDIRDAMTSFDALVEDLDLCIFWFKDYSKEFIKSSRISPDVYIQLALQFTHFRLHGNLVATYESAGIRRFALGRVDCIRAASPEVLNWAKAMCQGDPESQTTNQQNSGPDEGTKRQERIKELFDLAVQRQTKEMTDNITGQGIDNHLMGLRYTAKEVGEPIPELFTNQAYEIINHFSLSTSQVTTKNDAIVGYGPVVPDGYGCAYNIRNNGIIFSVSAFHSDGRTNATRFARTLEQSLRDMSAMLKQAGQR; from the exons GCAACCGCATGGTGGCTAAACGACATGTACCTCTCTATCCCTCTGCCATTGCCGATCAACGTGAACCCTGGCCTCGTAACGAAACCAAAAACATTTTCCACTCAGAAAGGAGCCGCTGTGTTTCTAGCCCGATTTCTGACCGAGCTCCTCAACTATCAAGAATTATTGGATAG CGGCGGTCTGGAGATTCAACGAGTGAAATCCAAAGATGGAAAAGCGATGCAGCCTATGTGCATGGCCCAACATTATCAAATGTTCCGGATCTATAGAAGACCAGGAATAAATGGCGACGAACAAGTGATACTTGACAGAGCTACATCTGGCGATCATATCATTGTCGCTCATCATAATCAG TTCTACAGTGTACCCGTAAGGGCTCCCGATCGCGGTAGGATAACTGAGGCAGAGTTGGTCCAACAAATTTTAAGCATCATGGAAACTAAAGCTGATCCTAGAACTCCGCCAGTTGGTATCCTTACAACTGCCGAGAGGCCAATCTGGGCGAAAGCGAGGGAAGAATTGCTTAAGA ATGAACGAAATCGGCACAACTTGGAGCTGTTAGAAAAATGCCTTTGCGTGGTTTGCATCGATGACGACGTACTCCCAGCGACATTCAACAACCCCTACAACAAGGAGGATCGATGGATAGGCGATCGGGATTACGCCAACGTGCTCCACCATGCCCTCCATGGTGGAGGTTCCAGACATTTAGGGGCGAATCGCTGGTTCGACAAAACTGTCCATGCTATCCTTGGCAAG GATGGCATGTGGGGTTTGACTTACGAGCACTCAGCAGGCGAAGCTGCATCCATATTCGACGCGTTCGAAGAGTTGACGGCCAAGGTGGACGCCATGCCACCTCCTGAAGAGAACACCATACCGTCTCATTTGCCAGCGCCAGAGAAACTCACGTGGCAGTTGTCTGAACAGAGTCTGAACGACATCAGAGATGCTATGACGTCCTTTGATGC CTTGGTGGAGGACTTGGACCTCTGCATATTTTGGTTCAAGGATTACTCGAAAGAGTTCATCAAATCCAGCAGGATCAGCCCGGATGTTTATATACAGTTGGCGTTacagttcacacacttccg GTTACATGGAAATTTGGTCGCCACTTATGAGAGCGCAGGAATTCGAAGATTTGCACTTGGAAGGGTCGACTGCATCAGGGCAGCGAGTCCGGAGGTACTGAATTGGGCAAAGGCAATGTGCCAAGGGGATCCTGAAAGCCAAACGACGAACCAGCAGAACAGCGGCCCAGACGAAGGCACCAAAAGA CAAGAAAGAATCAAGGAGCTGTTCGACTTGGCGGTACAGAGACAGACCAAAGAGATGACCGACAACATCACTGGCCAGGGAATCGACAACCATTTAATGGGTCTTCGTTACACTGCCAAAGAAGTCGGAGAACCGATTCCAGAGCTCTTCACGAATCAGGCTTACGAAATCATCAATcatttctctctttccacgTCACAG GTGACCACGAAAAACGACGCCATCGTGGGTTACGGCCCAGTGGTACCTGATGGTTATGGCTGTGCTTACAACATCAGAAACAACGGCATCATATTCTCTGTGTCTGCTTTCCACAGCGACGGTAGGACAAACGCCACGCGCTTTGCCCGCACCTTGGAGCAGAGCCTGCGGGACATGTCGGCCATGTTGAAACAGGCTGGCCAACGATAA